One stretch of Eupeodes corollae chromosome 2, idEupCoro1.1, whole genome shotgun sequence DNA includes these proteins:
- the LOC129945830 gene encoding uncharacterized protein LOC129945830 — protein MTSSSDKKPITQSMLDKLAYDQNIETTTKITSTMTSNPFAMVIFHQSDIEAATYKLAKSIDDPQTSGGVKLVFVQESCAERFTANLKSKLKTYSEDQLQGLNLKDTIKQSNKIVSKLTTKTISPEGPLSYASILVWDFSQEYFKGDSGAGDGKALPIVCLFSFRTSKEAIALIKKETTNENVSIWCENQAMAYEVITATSLQNYYLNCFDVSLSPLHPYIQKAQPYALVENSYHYETLQISGHLKSIVFPFGTIFAN, from the exons ATGACAAGCTCGTCAGACAAAAAGCCTATAACTCAGTCAATGTTGGATAAGCTTGCATACGACCAGAACATAGAAACAACCACCAAA ATAACCTCAACCATGACATCAAATCCCTTTGCTATGGTAATCTTTCATCAGTCTGACATTGAGGCAGCTACATACAAACTTGCCAAGTCCATTGATGACCCACAGACCTCAGGTGGCGTAAAATTGGTATTCGTTCAGGAATCGTGTGCTGAAAGATTTACAGCAAATCTTAAATCCAAGCTTAAAACTTATTCTGAAGATCAACTTCAAGGCCTGAATTTGAAAGACACTATTAAACAATCCaataaaattgtatctaaatTGACTACGAAAACTATTTCTCCGGAAGGACCGCTGAGTTATGCATCAATTCTGGTCTGGGACTTTTCACAGGAATATTTCAAAGGCGATTCCGGCGCCGGCGATGGTAAAGCCTTGCCAATTGTTTGCTTATTTAGCTTCCGAACATCAAAGGAAGCAATTGCGTTGATCAAAAAGGAGACGACTAATGAAAATGTATCAATTTGGTGTGAGAACCAAGCCATGGCATATGAAGTAATCACTGCAACTTCACTCCAAAACTATTATTTGAATTGTTTCGATGTGAGTTTGTCTCCACTTCATCCATACATTCAGAAAGCACAGCCGTATGCTCTTGTTGAGAATTCATATCACTATGAGACACTACAAATTTCTGGACATTTAAAAAGCATAGTCTTCCCATTCGGAACAATTTTTGCAAACTAA